Proteins encoded in a region of the Streptomyces sp. PCS3-D2 genome:
- a CDS encoding SpoIIE family protein phosphatase, whose translation MSRHRFAFCGAQLAAVYVAADQDRELHLAELTGNRGVLYGLPAILAVAGHSPAANAFRTGRPLWLTPKELAAFIEEDPHHFPSRVRDGAPSSPARVSLGALPLGHGDQELGCLIVAGDVGEGFSADDRSLLELYADQVAARLESVAARFAGRRAPQAHLVQSLVPDQGGAFILDLATGRMEAHAHVLELLGLSPEQFDGQVETLLACAVPDDMPALMAIVEPDRLATTGQQLAFRIRRPGGELRWLGLRCRVEVDSDGAPRRVLGVVADASYLRPSADEVSLVQRLSATLAGAATIREVSRLAIAALREPLGASRVAVGELEPEHLIVTALDPPEPDAWPESWRAEWRSEWPDVSLGDLPTLQSALRAGHMSLWPPGAALEPGLQGVGPGGLAVLPLPAEGRMVGVCLVGWGEEHRFAPEERSLLTATAGLLGQALVRAHALDAGHELATMLQRSLLPRKLPELPGGVAVARYLPATAGLEVGGDWYDVIPLGDGHVAFVIGDVQGHSAGAATIMGQMRTAVRAYAVEGHPPDVVVARANRLLVGMETDLFATCTYVDLDMEEGIARVVRAGHLPPVLRHPDGVAEELAVEGGPPLGVLAEAVFPMTETGLLPGTLLVLLTDGLVESARLPLEEGMRRVCEALTEADPVDVGGVADDLVAGVGRRDDDVALLLLRYDGTGGRPRRSHWTVWRLPKAVLHARRFTARTLRSWGVVEEIDTALLIVSELVTNAIAHTQGEVGMDLTLSTDRLRIAVNDASPRSPVKPVSVSWESTGGRGLLIVEATATAWGSVPLSGGKQVWAEIPWHPRTA comes from the coding sequence GTGAGCAGACATCGCTTTGCGTTCTGCGGGGCGCAGCTCGCCGCCGTCTACGTGGCCGCCGACCAGGACCGGGAACTCCATCTGGCCGAGCTCACCGGCAACCGCGGGGTCCTCTACGGGCTGCCCGCGATCCTCGCCGTCGCAGGCCATTCACCGGCCGCCAACGCCTTCCGCACCGGGCGCCCGCTGTGGTTGACCCCCAAGGAACTCGCCGCGTTCATCGAGGAGGACCCCCACCACTTCCCCAGCCGGGTCCGGGACGGGGCGCCGAGCTCGCCGGCCCGGGTCTCACTGGGCGCCCTGCCCCTGGGACACGGCGACCAGGAGCTCGGCTGCCTGATCGTCGCGGGCGACGTGGGGGAGGGCTTCAGCGCCGACGACCGCAGTCTGCTGGAGCTGTACGCCGACCAGGTGGCGGCCCGACTCGAATCGGTCGCCGCCCGCTTCGCCGGGCGCCGGGCCCCGCAGGCCCACCTGGTCCAGTCACTGGTCCCCGACCAGGGCGGCGCCTTCATCCTGGACCTGGCCACCGGCCGGATGGAGGCCCACGCGCACGTGCTGGAACTGCTCGGCCTGTCTCCCGAGCAGTTCGACGGACAGGTGGAGACCCTGCTCGCCTGCGCCGTGCCCGACGACATGCCCGCGCTGATGGCGATCGTCGAGCCCGACCGGCTGGCCACCACCGGTCAGCAGCTGGCGTTTCGCATCCGCCGGCCGGGCGGGGAGCTGCGCTGGCTGGGCCTGCGCTGCCGGGTGGAAGTGGACTCCGACGGCGCCCCGCGGCGCGTCCTGGGCGTGGTGGCCGACGCCTCCTACCTGCGGCCCAGCGCGGACGAGGTGTCCCTCGTACAGCGCCTGTCAGCCACCCTCGCGGGGGCCGCGACCATCCGGGAGGTCAGTCGGCTCGCGATCGCGGCCCTGCGCGAGCCGCTCGGCGCGTCCCGCGTCGCGGTGGGCGAACTGGAGCCCGAACACCTCATCGTCACCGCACTCGACCCCCCGGAACCCGATGCCTGGCCGGAATCCTGGCGCGCGGAATGGCGCTCGGAGTGGCCCGACGTGTCACTGGGCGACCTGCCCACCCTGCAGAGCGCGCTCCGCGCCGGTCACATGAGCCTGTGGCCGCCGGGCGCGGCCCTGGAGCCCGGGCTCCAGGGCGTCGGGCCCGGCGGTCTCGCGGTGCTGCCGCTGCCCGCCGAGGGCCGCATGGTCGGGGTGTGCCTGGTGGGCTGGGGCGAGGAGCACCGGTTCGCCCCCGAGGAGCGTTCGCTGCTGACCGCGACCGCCGGCCTGCTGGGCCAGGCCCTGGTGCGGGCCCACGCTCTGGACGCGGGCCACGAACTGGCCACGATGCTTCAGCGCAGCCTGCTGCCCCGTAAGCTCCCCGAGCTGCCGGGCGGGGTCGCCGTCGCCCGCTACCTGCCCGCGACCGCGGGACTGGAGGTCGGCGGGGACTGGTACGACGTCATCCCCCTCGGCGACGGCCACGTGGCCTTCGTCATCGGGGACGTCCAGGGCCACAGCGCCGGAGCCGCCACCATCATGGGCCAGATGCGCACGGCGGTCAGGGCCTACGCCGTGGAGGGGCACCCGCCCGACGTGGTGGTGGCGCGCGCCAACCGGCTGCTCGTCGGCATGGAGACCGACCTCTTCGCCACCTGCACCTACGTGGACCTCGACATGGAGGAGGGCATCGCCAGGGTCGTACGGGCCGGCCACCTGCCGCCGGTGCTGCGCCATCCCGACGGCGTGGCCGAGGAGTTGGCGGTGGAGGGCGGGCCGCCTCTGGGCGTGCTCGCGGAAGCCGTCTTCCCCATGACCGAGACGGGACTGCTCCCCGGAACCCTGCTCGTCCTGTTGACGGACGGCCTGGTGGAGTCCGCACGGCTGCCCCTGGAGGAGGGCATGCGCCGGGTGTGCGAGGCGCTCACCGAGGCGGACCCGGTCGATGTCGGAGGGGTGGCCGACGACCTGGTCGCGGGCGTGGGCCGGCGTGACGACGACGTGGCGCTGCTGCTGCTGCGCTACGACGGTACGGGCGGCCGGCCCAGGCGGAGCCACTGGACGGTGTGGCGCCTGCCCAAGGCCGTCCTGCACGCGCGCCGCTTCACGGCGCGCACGCTGCGGTCCTGGGGAGTGGTGGAGGAGATCGACACGGCCCTGCTGATCGTGTCCGAGCTGGTGACCAACGCGATCGCGCACACCCAGGGCGAGGTGGGCATGGACCTGACCCTGTCCACCGACCGGCTGCGGATCGCCGTGAACGACGCGTCGCCGCGCAGCCCTGTCAAACCGGTGTCGGTGAGCTGGGAGTCGACCGGAGGCCGCGGCCTGCTCATCGTCGAGGCGACGGCGACGGCTTGGGGCTCGGTGCCGCTCAGCGGCGGCAAGCAGGTCTGGGCCGAGATCCCCTGGCACCCGCGGACCGCCTGA
- a CDS encoding VOC family protein gives MSDVPSAGTTGMLHHVEIWVPDLDRAVASFGWLLEAMGYTPYQSWGDGRSWRLGATYLVFERSPALTDDHHDRCRPGLNHLAFHLEDDAAVELLVVEGKRHGWSLMYPDRHPYAGGERTYAAYLVNTDGFEVELVAGSRPGPG, from the coding sequence ATGTCCGACGTACCGTCGGCCGGGACCACCGGGATGCTGCACCACGTGGAGATCTGGGTGCCCGACCTCGACCGGGCGGTCGCCTCCTTCGGCTGGCTGCTGGAGGCCATGGGCTACACGCCGTACCAGAGCTGGGGCGACGGTCGGAGCTGGCGGCTCGGCGCGACCTATCTGGTGTTCGAGCGGTCCCCGGCCCTCACCGACGACCACCACGACCGCTGCCGGCCCGGGCTGAACCACCTGGCGTTCCACCTGGAGGACGACGCGGCGGTGGAACTCCTGGTCGTCGAGGGGAAGCGGCACGGCTGGAGTTTGATGTACCCCGACCGCCACCCGTACGCCGGCGGCGAGCGGACCTATGCCGCGTACCTGGTGAACACCGACGGGTTCGAGGTCGAACTGGTGGCCGGCAGCCGCCCCGGGCCCGGCTGA
- a CDS encoding NAD-dependent protein deacetylase, giving the protein MRTRPTLSWTPTDDLPPGTADPGPVADALRAGGVLVLSGAGLSTESGIPDYRGEGGSLRRHTPMTYQEFTASARARRRYWARSHLGWRTFGRAAPNAGHRAVTAFGRHGLLAGVITQNVDGLHQAAGSEDVVELHGSLGRVVCLACGASGSRRDLARRLEEANAGFEPVAPRLNPDGDADLTDDQVGDFSVVPCAHCGGVLKPDVVFFGETVPPRRVERCRELVDGATSLLVLGSSLTVMSGLRFVRQAAQAGKPVLIVNRDPTRGDRHAVTRVALPLGTALTTLADRLGIPVDGGDASVRGRPRPQA; this is encoded by the coding sequence ATGCGTACGCGCCCCACTCTGAGCTGGACGCCCACCGATGACCTGCCGCCCGGGACCGCGGATCCGGGGCCGGTCGCCGACGCGCTGCGGGCCGGCGGCGTGCTGGTGCTCAGCGGGGCGGGCCTCTCCACCGAGTCGGGCATCCCCGACTACCGGGGTGAGGGCGGGAGCCTGCGCAGGCACACCCCGATGACCTACCAGGAGTTCACCGCGAGTGCGCGCGCGAGGCGCCGGTACTGGGCGCGCAGCCACCTCGGCTGGCGGACCTTCGGCCGCGCGGCCCCCAACGCCGGACACCGCGCCGTGACGGCGTTCGGGCGGCACGGGCTGCTCGCAGGAGTGATCACCCAGAACGTCGACGGCCTGCACCAGGCGGCCGGCAGCGAGGACGTGGTGGAACTCCACGGCAGCCTGGGCCGGGTCGTGTGCCTCGCCTGCGGCGCCTCCGGCTCGCGCCGCGACCTGGCGCGACGACTGGAGGAGGCCAACGCGGGCTTCGAGCCGGTCGCCCCACGGCTGAACCCGGACGGCGACGCCGACCTCACGGACGACCAGGTCGGGGACTTCTCCGTGGTGCCGTGCGCACACTGCGGGGGCGTCCTGAAACCGGACGTGGTGTTCTTCGGAGAAACGGTTCCCCCTCGGCGCGTCGAACGCTGCCGCGAGCTGGTCGACGGCGCCACCTCGCTGCTGGTCCTGGGATCGTCACTCACGGTGATGTCCGGCCTCCGGTTCGTCCGCCAGGCGGCCCAGGCGGGCAAGCCGGTACTGATCGTCAACCGGGACCCGACCCGCGGCGACCGCCACGCCGTGACCCGTGTCGCCCTCCCCCTGGGCACGGCCCTCACCACTCTGGCGGACCGCCTGGGCATCCCGGTCGACGGCGGGGACGCGTCGGTACGGGGACGCCCGCGGCCGCAGGCGTAG
- a CDS encoding phospholipase D-like domain-containing protein → MARTVRTTAIVSTSALALGLSLLGAAAPVHAAEAPTPHLDSVEQTLRQVSPGLEGSVWERTSGNRFGSSAPGGADWLLQTPGCWGDAACTDRPGSRRLLDKMRQDIAAARETVDISTLAPFPNGGYQDAIVAGLQESAQKGNRLKVRVMVGAAPLYHSTVIPSSYRDELLGRLGPAAAANITLNVASMTTSKTAFSWNHSKLIVVDGGSVITGGINSWKDDYLETAHPVADVDLALSGPAAGSAGRYLDSLWDWTCRNKGNWSAVWFAASPGADCMPSLPRPASPAGGGNVPALAVGGLGVGIRQNDPTSPFRPVLPTAGDTKCGIGVPDRTNADRDYDTVNPEESALRALVSSATSHIEISQQDIHATCPPLPRYDVRLYDALAAKLVAGVKVRIVVSDPANRGTIGSGGYSQIKALSEVSDALRGRVVALTGDGGRARTAMCENLQLATFRASDRPTWADGKPYAQHHKLVSVDGAAFYIGSKNLYPSWLQDFGYIVESPTAAGQLRSDLLDPQWRYSQATATYDYARGLCQA, encoded by the coding sequence TTGGCACGCACCGTCCGGACGACGGCCATCGTCTCCACGTCGGCCCTCGCCCTCGGCCTCTCCCTCCTCGGAGCCGCCGCCCCCGTCCACGCCGCGGAGGCGCCCACACCGCACCTGGACTCGGTCGAGCAGACCCTGCGGCAGGTGTCACCGGGCCTGGAGGGCTCGGTCTGGGAGCGCACCTCCGGCAACCGGTTCGGCTCCTCGGCCCCGGGCGGCGCCGACTGGCTGCTCCAGACACCCGGTTGCTGGGGCGACGCCGCGTGCACCGACCGGCCCGGATCGCGCCGCCTCCTGGACAAGATGCGCCAGGACATCGCGGCCGCCCGGGAGACGGTGGACATATCGACGCTCGCGCCCTTCCCCAACGGCGGCTACCAGGACGCGATCGTCGCGGGTCTGCAGGAGTCCGCGCAGAAGGGCAACCGGCTCAAGGTGCGCGTCATGGTGGGCGCCGCACCCCTCTACCACTCCACCGTGATCCCCTCGTCCTATCGGGACGAACTGCTCGGGAGGCTCGGCCCGGCCGCCGCGGCCAACATCACCCTCAACGTGGCCTCGATGACCACGTCGAAGACCGCCTTCTCCTGGAACCACTCCAAGCTGATCGTGGTGGACGGCGGGTCGGTGATCACCGGCGGCATCAACAGCTGGAAGGACGACTACCTGGAGACCGCGCACCCGGTCGCCGACGTCGACCTCGCGCTGTCCGGGCCCGCCGCCGGCTCCGCGGGCCGCTACCTGGACTCCCTGTGGGACTGGACCTGCCGCAACAAGGGCAACTGGAGCGCGGTCTGGTTCGCGGCCTCGCCCGGCGCGGACTGCATGCCCTCCCTGCCCCGGCCCGCCTCCCCGGCGGGCGGCGGGAACGTACCCGCGCTCGCCGTGGGCGGTCTCGGCGTCGGCATCCGCCAGAACGACCCCACCTCGCCGTTCCGTCCCGTACTGCCCACGGCCGGCGACACCAAGTGCGGGATCGGGGTGCCCGACAGGACCAACGCGGACCGGGACTATGACACCGTCAACCCGGAGGAGAGTGCCCTGCGCGCCCTCGTTTCCAGCGCGACCTCGCACATCGAGATCTCCCAGCAGGACATCCACGCCACCTGTCCGCCACTGCCGCGCTACGACGTGCGCCTCTACGACGCCCTCGCCGCCAAGCTCGTCGCCGGTGTGAAGGTCCGCATCGTGGTCAGTGACCCGGCGAACCGCGGCACCATCGGCAGTGGGGGCTACTCGCAGATCAAGGCCCTCTCCGAGGTGAGCGACGCGCTGCGCGGCCGGGTGGTGGCCTTGACCGGTGACGGTGGCCGTGCGCGGACGGCCATGTGCGAGAACCTCCAGCTGGCGACGTTCCGGGCGTCCGACCGACCGACGTGGGCGGACGGCAAGCCCTACGCCCAGCACCACAAGCTGGTCTCGGTGGACGGAGCGGCCTTCTACATCGGATCCAAGAACCTCTACCCGTCCTGGCTCCAGGACTTCGGCTACATCGTGGAGAGCCCGACCGCGGCCGGACAGCTCAGGAGCGACCTGCTGGACCCGCAGTGGCGCTACTCGCAGGCCACCGCGACGTACGACTACGCGCGCGGCCTCTGCCAGGCCTGA
- a CDS encoding helix-turn-helix transcriptional regulator has translation MQVPLYQAKAEFFRMLGHPVRIRVLELLQNGPVPVRELLNEIEIEPSNLSQQLAVLRRSGIVVSIRDGSTVSYALAGGDVAELLRAARRILTELLVGQSELLAELRHADTSVHSGPPSL, from the coding sequence ATGCAGGTCCCGCTGTACCAGGCCAAGGCGGAGTTCTTCCGGATGCTCGGACACCCCGTCCGCATCCGCGTACTCGAACTCCTCCAGAACGGCCCCGTACCCGTGCGCGAGCTGCTGAACGAAATCGAGATCGAACCGTCCAACCTCTCGCAACAGCTGGCGGTACTGCGCCGGTCCGGCATCGTGGTGTCCATACGTGATGGATCCACGGTCAGTTACGCCTTGGCCGGCGGCGATGTGGCAGAGCTCCTGAGAGCCGCACGACGCATCCTCACCGAACTCCTGGTGGGCCAGAGCGAACTGCTCGCCGAGCTCCGGCACGCCGACACCTCGGTCCACTCGGGCCCTCCGTCGCTGTAG
- a CDS encoding STAS domain-containing protein: protein MHDSGADPAPGVILIRSCTTLGATLVAHLAGEIDHFSAAPLRAFLASAADRGHTGLVLDCSRVTFCDSGFLAALDGWPRQGRRLRLTHRSRAVERLLHAAAGTARLPLGPAGHGRPAPPLPSPTG from the coding sequence GTGCACGATTCGGGCGCGGACCCCGCGCCCGGCGTCATACTCATCCGCTCCTGCACCACCCTCGGCGCCACCCTGGTCGCCCACCTCGCGGGCGAGATCGACCACTTCAGCGCCGCTCCGCTGCGGGCGTTTCTGGCCTCGGCGGCCGACCGCGGTCACACCGGGCTGGTCCTGGACTGCTCACGGGTCACCTTCTGCGACTCCGGCTTCCTGGCGGCTCTGGACGGGTGGCCCCGACAGGGACGCCGCCTCAGGCTCACCCACCGCTCCCGGGCCGTGGAGCGCCTCCTGCACGCGGCGGCCGGGACGGCACGGCTTCCGCTCGGACCCGCCGGCCACGGCCGCCCGGCGCCCCCTCTGCCGAGCCCCACGGGGTAG
- a CDS encoding MarR family winged helix-turn-helix transcriptional regulator yields the protein MRSAGTPPNDLPPDDPIGLQSFAVLLRAMNAEFNRIAQEFAHSQGLHLTDVQALIAVLDAERDQEAGPMTPGRLGAHMNLTSGATTACLDRLEKAGHIRRVRAADDRRVVHIHYAPAGRAAAREYFRPLARSTDAARARFSPDELHTVVRFLSEMNDQLSRVRR from the coding sequence ATGCGCAGCGCCGGCACACCCCCGAACGACCTTCCGCCCGACGACCCGATCGGGCTGCAGTCCTTCGCGGTGCTGCTGCGTGCCATGAACGCCGAGTTCAACCGGATCGCCCAGGAGTTCGCGCACTCCCAGGGCCTGCACCTGACCGACGTACAGGCTCTGATCGCCGTGCTGGACGCCGAGCGGGACCAGGAGGCGGGCCCCATGACCCCCGGACGGCTGGGCGCCCACATGAACCTCACCTCGGGCGCGACGACGGCCTGCCTGGACCGGCTGGAGAAGGCCGGCCACATCCGAAGGGTCCGGGCGGCCGATGACCGGCGCGTGGTCCACATCCACTACGCACCGGCCGGGCGCGCGGCAGCGCGCGAGTACTTCCGGCCGCTGGCCAGGTCCACCGACGCGGCGCGCGCCCGCTTCAGCCCGGACGAACTGCACACGGTGGTGCGCTTCCTGAGCGAGATGAACGACCAGCTGTCACGCGTGCGCCGCTGA
- a CDS encoding MMPL family transporter, which yields MRNPSWWLRRLVPAVLLVAWLAIGGTLGPYAGRLGEVATNDQAAFLPQSAESTRVLEERRAFERSESVPAIIVWQESDRGSVTDAQQEGATRALASLAGKAGVVAPPTPALRSQDGQALQAVVPLSPDLGDELPTVLDEVRAAAASVPGLSARIAGPAATQADLADAFSGIDGLLLGVALGAVLLILLLVYRSLLLPLVIIISAVFALGLACAVVYALADRGIVRVDGQVQGILSILVIGAATDYALLLAARFREELAARGDRTAAALAAVRRSAGAITASAATVALGLLALLAGDLTNNQALGPVGAIGIVCSVLATLTFLPAVLVLLGRAAFWPATPEAGGAPAEGHGVWRRIAAVIDRAPRRVWASTSLLLLVLAAFAPALSSGGVPLDEIFVKDAPSVAAQKALGRHFPGGSGQPAVIIADSAHAADVQAAVRATPGVASAAAVTASGRPGEGEPLAVGGRVRVDATLEAAADSDSAQQTIAELRTRLAALPEADAIVGGYTAQQYDTGQTAARDRTVIVPVVLGIILLVLVLLLRSLLVPVLLVATVALNFLATLGVSALVFEHLLGFSGTDASVPLYGFVFLVALGVDYNIFLMSRVREESLVHGVRQGVLRGLTTTGGVITSAGVVLAATFAALMVIPLAFLVQIAFIVAFGVLLDTLVVRSLLVPALVIDIGPRSWWPGVLAREPRSAPPGTGQPGAS from the coding sequence ATGAGGAACCCGTCGTGGTGGTTGCGCCGGCTGGTGCCGGCGGTCCTGCTGGTGGCCTGGCTGGCGATCGGCGGCACCCTGGGCCCCTACGCCGGAAGGCTCGGCGAGGTCGCCACCAACGACCAGGCGGCCTTCCTGCCCCAGAGCGCGGAATCCACCAGGGTGCTGGAGGAGCGCCGGGCCTTCGAACGGTCCGAGTCGGTGCCCGCGATCATCGTCTGGCAGGAGTCGGACCGCGGCTCCGTCACCGACGCCCAGCAGGAGGGGGCCACCCGCGCCCTGGCCTCGCTGGCCGGGAAGGCGGGCGTCGTCGCGCCTCCCACCCCCGCCCTGCGCTCACAGGACGGCCAGGCCCTCCAGGCGGTCGTGCCGCTCTCCCCGGACCTCGGTGACGAGCTGCCCACCGTCCTGGACGAGGTGCGCGCGGCGGCGGCCTCCGTACCAGGTCTGAGCGCGCGCATCGCCGGCCCGGCGGCCACGCAGGCCGACCTCGCGGACGCCTTCTCCGGCATCGACGGCCTGCTGCTCGGCGTGGCGCTCGGCGCCGTGCTCCTGATCCTGCTGCTCGTCTACCGCAGCCTGCTGCTCCCGCTGGTGATCATCATCAGCGCGGTGTTCGCCCTCGGCCTGGCCTGCGCCGTCGTCTACGCCCTGGCCGACCGCGGCATCGTGCGGGTGGACGGCCAGGTGCAGGGGATCCTGTCCATCCTGGTCATCGGGGCGGCGACCGACTACGCGCTGCTGCTCGCCGCACGGTTCCGGGAGGAACTCGCCGCCCGGGGCGACCGTACGGCCGCGGCGCTGGCTGCAGTCCGTCGCTCGGCAGGTGCGATCACCGCCAGCGCCGCCACCGTGGCCCTGGGCCTGCTCGCCCTGCTGGCCGGCGACCTGACCAACAATCAGGCCCTGGGTCCGGTCGGCGCCATCGGTATCGTCTGCTCGGTCCTGGCCACCCTCACGTTCCTGCCCGCCGTACTGGTCCTGCTCGGCCGGGCCGCGTTCTGGCCCGCCACGCCCGAGGCCGGCGGAGCTCCGGCCGAGGGGCACGGCGTGTGGCGCCGCATCGCGGCCGTCATCGACCGCGCGCCCCGCCGGGTCTGGGCATCGACGTCCCTGCTCCTGCTCGTCCTGGCGGCCTTCGCTCCGGCCCTGTCCTCGGGCGGTGTCCCGCTCGACGAGATCTTCGTCAAGGACGCCCCTTCCGTCGCCGCCCAGAAGGCGCTCGGCCGACATTTCCCCGGCGGATCGGGCCAGCCGGCCGTGATCATCGCCGACTCCGCCCATGCCGCCGATGTGCAGGCTGCCGTACGCGCGACCCCCGGCGTCGCCTCGGCGGCGGCCGTGACGGCCTCCGGACGGCCGGGCGAAGGCGAGCCCCTCGCCGTCGGCGGCCGGGTCCGCGTCGACGCCACCCTCGAGGCGGCTGCCGACAGCGACTCCGCGCAGCAGACGATCGCCGAACTGCGCACCCGGCTGGCCGCGTTGCCGGAGGCGGACGCCATCGTCGGGGGCTACACGGCCCAGCAGTACGACACCGGACAGACCGCGGCCCGCGACCGAACCGTCATCGTCCCGGTCGTCCTCGGCATCATCCTCCTCGTGCTCGTCCTGCTCCTGCGCTCCCTGCTGGTCCCGGTCCTGCTCGTCGCGACCGTGGCCCTGAACTTCCTGGCCACCCTGGGTGTGTCCGCACTCGTCTTCGAGCACCTGCTCGGGTTCAGCGGCACGGACGCCTCGGTACCCCTGTACGGCTTCGTCTTCCTCGTGGCACTCGGAGTCGACTACAACATCTTCCTGATGTCCCGTGTTCGGGAGGAGTCCCTCGTCCACGGCGTACGCCAAGGGGTGTTGCGCGGCCTGACGACGACGGGCGGCGTCATCACCTCGGCCGGCGTGGTGCTCGCCGCGACGTTCGCGGCGCTGATGGTGATTCCGCTGGCCTTCCTCGTCCAGATCGCCTTCATCGTCGCCTTCGGCGTCCTCCTGGACACCCTCGTCGTGCGGTCCCTGCTGGTGCCGGCCCTCGTGATCGACATCGGCCCGCGTAGCTGGTGGCCCGGCGTCCTGGCCCGCGAACCGCGCTCCGCGCCGCCCGGCACCGGGCAGCCGGGCGCCTCGTAG
- a CDS encoding heavy metal-binding domain-containing protein has protein sequence MVRRENVGLPGAAGPAARVRPATTWDSALSAREFAAIGDVGFEPVGQVLGTAVFNIGYTGVWGCPGSWPATGDTNRVPSSRWASSLSPLARTMYAARRSALARAVGECGALGGDGIVGVELRVGEFPAGGTEFTVRGTAVRARSRIRPRTPFTSHLNGQDFARLLHAGWVPVGLAFGLALATRHDDWRTSFRIPLTARNQEVGGYTALIGHVRREAREQLVADARKCGGDGVVVDDLELRVGENECPGYGSTRDLTAQALFVGTSIARFGRSERPAGTRPPLTIMRLEREG, from the coding sequence ATGGTACGTCGGGAGAACGTCGGTCTGCCGGGCGCCGCCGGACCGGCGGCGCGGGTGCGGCCGGCCACCACCTGGGATTCCGCCCTGTCGGCCCGGGAGTTCGCGGCCATCGGCGACGTCGGGTTCGAGCCGGTCGGGCAGGTGCTCGGCACCGCCGTCTTCAACATCGGGTACACCGGTGTCTGGGGCTGCCCCGGCAGTTGGCCCGCGACCGGCGACACCAACCGGGTGCCGTCGTCGAGATGGGCCTCCTCCTTGTCGCCGCTGGCGCGGACGATGTACGCGGCACGCAGATCGGCCCTGGCCCGGGCGGTGGGTGAATGCGGCGCGCTCGGCGGCGACGGGATCGTCGGCGTGGAACTGCGGGTCGGTGAATTCCCTGCTGGCGGAACGGAGTTCACGGTGCGCGGCACGGCGGTCCGGGCCCGCTCGCGCATTCGGCCCCGTACCCCCTTCACGTCGCACCTGAACGGCCAGGACTTCGCCAGGCTCCTGCACGCCGGGTGGGTCCCGGTCGGACTCGCCTTCGGCCTGGCCCTCGCGACCCGGCACGACGACTGGCGCACCTCCTTCCGCATCCCCCTCACCGCCCGCAACCAAGAGGTCGGCGGCTACACCGCTCTGATCGGCCACGTCCGCCGGGAGGCACGCGAACAGCTGGTCGCGGACGCGCGGAAGTGCGGCGGCGACGGAGTGGTGGTCGACGACCTGGAGCTGCGGGTGGGGGAGAACGAGTGCCCCGGCTACGGATCGACGCGCGACCTCACCGCGCAGGCGCTCTTCGTCGGCACCTCCATCGCCCGGTTCGGCCGCTCCGAACGGCCCGCCGGCACCAGACCGCCACTGACCATCATGAGACTGGAGCGCGAGGGCTGA
- a CDS encoding heavy metal-binding domain-containing protein codes for MTERTGPDVRGESAPAVAQDVAEDAMRRLSGPESGEKGSLFTSDLTVNEFLLVREAGFRPLGLVLGTSVHHVGLQLGRWSKNQELTKLSQAMYQARELAMSRMEAEASAVGADGIVGVRLDIEFKEFGSDIAEFIAVGTAVKADGADPGPGGTWLNNKGRPFTSDLSGQEFWTLIRAGYAPLDLVMGSCVYHVAHQRFTQVLGNAGRNVEIEPFTQALYDARELAMSRMRAEGEALEAEGIVAVQLKQHTHGWGGHTTEFFAIGTAVRPLRDAHVIDRPTVVVSLDA; via the coding sequence ATGACCGAACGAACGGGGCCGGACGTACGCGGGGAGTCCGCGCCGGCGGTGGCGCAGGACGTGGCCGAGGACGCCATGCGCAGGCTCTCCGGGCCGGAGTCGGGGGAGAAGGGCTCGCTCTTCACCTCGGACCTGACGGTGAACGAGTTCCTGCTGGTGCGCGAGGCCGGCTTCCGCCCGCTCGGCCTGGTCCTCGGGACGTCCGTCCACCATGTCGGCCTCCAGCTCGGCCGGTGGTCGAAGAACCAGGAACTGACCAAGCTGTCACAGGCCATGTACCAGGCCCGCGAGCTGGCGATGAGTCGGATGGAGGCCGAGGCGAGTGCCGTGGGGGCGGACGGGATCGTCGGCGTGCGGCTGGACATCGAGTTCAAGGAGTTCGGCTCGGACATCGCCGAGTTCATCGCGGTGGGCACGGCCGTCAAGGCGGACGGAGCGGACCCGGGGCCGGGCGGGACGTGGCTCAACAACAAGGGCAGGCCCTTCACCTCGGATCTGTCAGGCCAGGAGTTCTGGACGCTGATCCGGGCCGGCTACGCGCCGCTGGACCTCGTGATGGGGTCGTGCGTCTACCACGTGGCACACCAGCGCTTCACCCAGGTGCTGGGCAACGCGGGCCGCAACGTCGAGATCGAACCCTTCACCCAGGCGCTCTACGACGCGCGCGAACTGGCCATGAGCCGCATGCGGGCGGAAGGCGAGGCCCTGGAGGCCGAAGGCATCGTGGCCGTGCAGCTGAAGCAGCACACCCACGGCTGGGGAGGCCACACCACCGAGTTCTTCGCCATCGGGACGGCCGTGCGCCCGCTGCGCGACGCGCACGTCATCGACCGTCCCACCGTGGTGGTGAGCCTCGATGCCTGA